TTCTCGTGGGTTGGCAACAATGGTAACTTCCCAACCTGTTAAAGCTGCATATTTGCACAATTGTACGGCATCATGCTCTGCACCAATGATCATTAATTGAAAACAAGGTTGCATCTTTTGCTCAAAATACAACAAATCTATGTCTTGTTTTTGGACACTTTGATTTATAGGGTATGCAACGGCTCCCAAACGGAAAAAGGTTCCAAAATCTTCATGCGCAGTATGCTCCTTTTCATAGAATGATTGTATCTCAAATGTATTTCTTTGCAAAATGGTGCTCCAAAACTGGGTTATCAGGTCTGGGCTTGGATCAAAAACCTCCAATAGAATATACAGAATGCCTTCACAGCCTAAACGATATCTGCCATCGTAGACCATTACTTTTGGCACTCCATTGGTAAAAACCGATTGTGCTTGCCTTAGGATTTCCTTCTCCACACATCCACCACTTACTGCACCCACCATATCTCCATTTTCAAAAATCAACATACGTACTCCAGGTCTACGATATGATGAACCTTCTAAGGAAACAACGGTCGCCAAAATAGCTTTTTGGGAATTTGGCCTGCCTTCTTCATATTGTTGGATGATATTTTTTAGCTCGTGGGTCATTTAAAAGGGTTTCAAGTTTTTAAAATCTCAATTCTTACACCTAATTGCTAGTTGACGATTATCGCCATAATTCATTGATATGTTTTAAACAATAATACTTTTCGTAGGTATAAATGATAATACAGCCCCATCCTCTCCAACGGCTTGATTGGGTTCCATTTGTACAAAACCATTCGCTCTAGACAGATTTAAAAGGTCACCGGACCCTGATGTATTCAACGTATTTGCACATAGAACACCTTCTTTGATTCTAGTCTTCACACCTACAAACATTGTTAAGTCAGTTTTGTTTACAAAAGGTTCTTCTAAAAATACAGTAAATTGAGATGATTCTGTATCTAAAGATTTGTTAAGCCATGGTTTAAAATATAGATGGTAATTTACAAAAGTTGATACTGGATTGCCTGGAAATGCAAATACTATTGATTTTTTGGTTTCATGTTTTCCAAACCAAAATGGTTTGCCAGGTCGCTGGAGCACTTTATGAAATATCTTTTTAACGCTCAGTTCTTCAAAAGTTTTAGGTAAAAAATCAAACTTTCCTTTGGAAACCCCGCCACTTAAAAGTAAAACATCATAATCAGTAAGAAGTGATTCCAAATTACGCTGCAATATGGATTCATCGTCGTTAAAATGATAGGTTTCCGCTGTTATATTTTCATCAGCTAAAAGAGCTGCCAGTGAATGTGTATTCGATTTTCGTATTTGATGTGGTAACGGAGTTTCATCAACTTTGACCAGTTCGTTGCCTGTAGCTACAACAGCTATTTTTGGTAGTTTTTTGACCAGAACTTCAGATTTGCCAACAGTTGCCAATACACCAATTTCAGCTGCATTAATTTTGAGCCCCGGTTGAAGTAATTCCTCACCACTTGCAATATCGCTTGCCTTATAATGGATATTTTGTCCTTTGACTACTGCATTTTCCACGGTAAAAATCCCATTATCTTCGGATGTGTGCTCGTACATGATGACTGTATCTGCATTTTCAGGCACCATGGAACCTGTCATTACCTCGATACATGTAGCATTATCCTCTAGAATAAGTTGCGGATTTCCGGCTTGGGCCACCATTGTAGCTTTGAACACTGTTTTATTCGGTTCAAGGTTCTTATATTGTATTGCAATGCCGTCTTTGGTAGCTCTATTAAAAGGTGGAAAATCCCTATCGGCAACGATGCTTTCGGCCAAAATTCGATTGTTTGCCTGTAGCAATGGAACAGATTCAGTTCCGTAGTCTTCCACATTTTCAAGTACAGCTTGCAGTGCCACTTTGAACGTAATCATATCATTTGGTTTGATACTTATGACGATAAGGTCATTAATTTGTTCATTCCTCCCAAAATATTATAAAACTTTAATTCAGGATAATCCATTTGGAGTTGTTTTGTAGCAATTGCACTCCGTTTTCCAGATTGACAGACGATATAAATATCGTGATGACTTTTAGATAGTTGTTTGGGCAGTTGCAACGTATTCAAAGGTAGATGTATTGCTTCCTGAAGGTGGCCACGGTCAAATTCCCCTTTAGTTCGAACATCTAACAAGGTAAAAGGTGTTTTAGATTCCCTGAGTTCTAAAAAGGTTTCTACGCTGACCTCAGCTACTATTTCGCAAGAATCGGTTTGATAAGTTTCCTTGAGTTCAGTGATTTTAGTATTCGAAAGCTGCGGTTTAAACTTCATTTTGGTGGTGCGCTGGCTTAATCCATCATAAATCAACAAGCTTCCAGAAAGTATTTCTCCTACCCCTGATATCAATTTTATGGTTTCCAAGGCCTGTAATGTTCCTATTATCCCAGGTAAAACCCCCATAACGCCATTTTCATTGCAGTTTGGTACTTCATTTGGGGTTGGCATATCTGGATATAAACAGCGGTATGTAGGTCCGTTTTCATGGTTAAATACGCTAACATGCCCTTCAAAACCATGTAAAGCTCCGTAAACAAAAGGCTTATTTAGAATTACGCAAGCATCATTTATCAAATAACGTGTTGGGAAGTTATCGGTCGCATCGACTACGACATCATAATCTTTTATAGTGTCCAGTGCATTATCCCTGGTCAGAAAAGTGTCATGTAAGCCAAAAACGGTCTGTGAATTTTGAACACTTAATTTTTCGTGGGCAACCTCCAGTTTTAATCTTCCTAAATCTTTTTCGGTATACAGTACTTGTCGCTGCAGGTTATGCAATTCCACAACGTCTTGGTCCATAAGTCCTAACATTCCCACGCCCATGGCATTCAGGTATTGCAGGATAGGAATGCCCAACCCGCCTAGACCAACTACCAGGACCTTGCTATTTATCAATTTGGATTGACCTTCTGGGCCAAATTCCTTCAAACTTGTTTGTCTACTATACCTATCCTCCATCGGCCAAAGCAATTTTTGATTTGATAAACTCGTAATCTTCAATGGAATTGGCATTGTACAGTAGTTCATCTTGTTCTGGATGAACGAGTTGAATATCAGAATTGATAAGAAATTTTCGTGGACAGCTACTTTTCGCAGTTTTTAAAAATGAAATGGATTTTTGCAATCCAGCCGGTTCCCAAATTGTAATCAAAGGTTCGGGTAATCCAGTTTCTTTTGTTGCAAAAGAGGTGGCCAATCTATTTGTGTTTCGACTATTTGAAAGCAATTGCAGTGCTTCTTTGTCAATCATTGGTAAATCGCATGCCAGTACAAGCCAAGCCACTTCTGGATAATTGCTATGCGCACTGAGTATGCCGTTGAACGGCCCCCGATATTCATTTTTATCAATTATTGTATTGAAGCTATTTGTCAATGCTGTCTCTTGTTCTTCCCGTATACTAAGAAAGACAGTATCGCAGATGGTACCCAAAAGTTGGTACAGATACTCTTGCTGCGGAATACCGCGATAAGGAATCAACCCTTTATCGGTTCCCATACGGGTGCTCCTGCCCCCTGCAAGTACTAAACCATATAGCTTTGGTATTTTATGTTCGTTTGTATTTTTCACACTTCAATCTTAGTTAACCGCCAATGGATGTCATTGAACTATCGAATACTGTCGTCGAATGTTCTTGCTGCGCATCAAAACCAGTTTTGGCTCTATTGCCAATAGCATTAAGAATGGCACTCTTTACATTTTCTTCCCCATTTGCTTCACGAATGATATCCCGAAGATTCACTTTGGGTTTTCCGTACAAACACGTGACCACGTCGCCAGTTGCAGTTACTCTTAACCTATTGCAACTTCCGCAAAATGTTCTGCTGAAGGATGGAATAATACCAAAAGTACCTTGATGCCCCGGTATTTTATAGTTTATGGAAGTGGATGTTTTGGGTGACTCCAGTTTTTGATAATCGGGATATGCTTGTGCTATATGTTCTAAAATAGCTTTGTAATTCCATTTGATGGAGGTGAAATTCTTTGAACCTCCGTTAAAGGGCATTTCTTCTAAAAAACGGACAGAAACATTATAATGCTTCATAACTTTTAAAATAGGTAGAATATCCTGTTCGTTCTGACCATCCAATACGATAAAATTAATGCGGACATTAAATCCTTCGGTAATAAGTCGTATTAGGTTATTGTGTACAGTTTCAAATTGTTTTCTACGTGTTATTCGCTCAAATGTCTCTTTATTGATGGAATCCAAACTAACATTGATGTTTTTAATCCCAAGCTGTTTTAATTCATCAATATGAGGACCGATCAACGTAGCATTTGTGGTGACTGAAATATCGTCAAGCCCTTTCATCTTGGTCAATGCCCGTAACAGCACCATTACATCTTTTCGAACAAAAGGTTCCCCACCTGTAATCCGTATTTTATCTATCCCCTGCTCCACCAATATGCTTCCCACTTGAGTGAGCTCTTCAATAGTAAGCAACTTGTCATTTTTCACAAAGTTGATTCCTTCCGAAGGCATACAATAATTACAGCGCAGGTTGCACCTGTCCGTTACGGCAAGTCTTAAATAGTTAATTTCCCTATTGTGATTATCTATCAGCATAGTTATCCTTCAAAACCGTGGAAAAGATAGTACTTCTGTTTTTATTATCCGCCGCTCACGGGTGGAATTAATGCTATTTCATCGTATGAATTAATTACTTTATCATCTTCTGCATAATCGTTGTTCACGGCTATGGCAAGCGAGGACAATTTGTTCAATTCTGGATATGTATCGCCTAAAAACTGTTTAAGTTCTTTTACGGTTTTTGGAATTTTTCTGCCTGTAACACTGGATGTGGGAACGGACAAGGTAGAGGTCCCTACAATGTCCTTTGTAATCCCGAATAATAATATCGTCATAAATCAACCTATAATTTCTTTTTGGGGTACTTTTAAAAGTTCTGGTGTTTTGGTGAATGGTTGTTTATATAATCTATTTCCCGTAGCCGCCTTTAGGGCATTAGCTACTGCCCCGCCAGCCGGAGGAAGGGTTGGCTCTCCCAATCCTGTTGGAGAATATTCGTTTTCCATCAAAAAAGTTTCCACTACGGGAGCTTCTTTCATTCGTATAAGTCGGTACCTATCAAAATTATTGGCCATTGGTTTTCCATCCTTAAATGCCAGTTCTCCAAACATGGAATGTCCAACACCATCAATAACGCCACCTTCTATCTGGTTTAGTGCTCCTAAAGGATTTACCACGATGCCGCAATCGACCACACAGGTTATTTTCTTGACCACAGGTTCACCGTTCTCTATTTCAACATCGGCGACTTCTGCTACGTGGGTATTATGGCAGTAATAGTTTACAAAGCCTTGGTATACATTTTTGGGTTTGGTGCCCCAGCCTGATTTTTCCACGGCTATTTTAATAACATCTTTCATACGTTCAGGAGAATACTGGATTCTTTCGTCTTCTTCTGGTTTCACCTTATCCAATAAATCCAATCGCAATTGAATCTTATCCACTTCCATTAATTCTGCCAGTTCATCAAAGAAACTCTGCTCGGCATAGGCCAGGAAATTAGTATAGGGTGCTCTCCATGCCCCAGTAGTAATATTACTGGTATACTTTGCTGTATCGACTTGATAATTTTCAATAGCGCCAGCAGGAAAAAAGTTCGGGATAAGACCGTACATATTGCTATTTATAGCCGCTTCTTTTAAATGATATGCTGTTAGTTTTCCATCTTTGATTCCAGCTTTGATGCGATATTTTATGGCAGGTCTGTAAACGCCTGTTTGCATATCATCTTCTCTACTACTGACTACTTTTACGGGTTTTTTGATATGATTTGAAATCTCGGCAGCCTCGAGCACGAAATCACCGTACAATCTCCTGCCAAAACCACCGCCCATACGGGTCATTTCCAAATAAATATCACTTTCTTCCCTGCCCAGCATTTTGGCAACCAGACCAGCTTTCCACTCTGGAGTTTGTATAGGTCCTACCAAGTGTACTTTGTCATCCGTTACATTGGCAAAAAAGTTCATGGGCTCCATACAGTTATGTGGCAGAAAAGGAGACTCGTATGTACGTTCCAAAATTTCATCCGCTTCGGCGAAGGCCTTTTTTACATTTCCATCGGAACGAGGGGTTTCAAAGTCATTGCCATCCAATAAAGCGGTAAGCTTTTTATCATGTTCTTCTGTACTTTCCATCGCTGAATCCTCTTCCCACTCTGCCTGTAGAGCTTCTTTAGCTTTGAGCGCTTGCCAGGTCGAATTGGCCACTACAACAACCTTGTCACTAGCAGAAATCTTGCTGCCAAAACTTGGGTCTTCTTCTAGCAATCCACGTACTTTTTCCCCAATTGTAAAAATATCGATAACACCCGACATAGCGCGGGCCTTTACATCGTCGTAGGAAACAAGTTTATGACCAAATGCTGGAGGTCTTATAACAGCAGCATATACCATTCCTTCAGCTTTATAATCCAATCCAAACAAGGGTTTGCCGGTTGTTATTTTATCAATATCAACGTTACC
The nucleotide sequence above comes from Flagellimonas sp. HMM57. Encoded proteins:
- a CDS encoding XdhC family protein; amino-acid sequence: MTHELKNIIQQYEEGRPNSQKAILATVVSLEGSSYRRPGVRMLIFENGDMVGAVSGGCVEKEILRQAQSVFTNGVPKVMVYDGRYRLGCEGILYILLEVFDPSPDLITQFWSTILQRNTFEIQSFYEKEHTAHEDFGTFFRLGAVAYPINQSVQKQDIDLLYFEQKMQPCFQLMIIGAEHDAVQLCKYAALTGWEVTIVANPREEKTENDFPGIHKLITVEPESFRPKLDEQTAVAIMTHSFVKDLQYLVALKDQKPAYMGLLGPFKRREKLFDELLERHPDISENFLDQIHGPAGIDIGAETPQEIAIAVLAEILTVVRHKEPMLLKNKMGKIHN
- a CDS encoding molybdopterin molybdotransferase MoeA yields the protein MITFKVALQAVLENVEDYGTESVPLLQANNRILAESIVADRDFPPFNRATKDGIAIQYKNLEPNKTVFKATMVAQAGNPQLILEDNATCIEVMTGSMVPENADTVIMYEHTSEDNGIFTVENAVVKGQNIHYKASDIASGEELLQPGLKINAAEIGVLATVGKSEVLVKKLPKIAVVATGNELVKVDETPLPHQIRKSNTHSLAALLADENITAETYHFNDDESILQRNLESLLTDYDVLLLSGGVSKGKFDFLPKTFEELSVKKIFHKVLQRPGKPFWFGKHETKKSIVFAFPGNPVSTFVNYHLYFKPWLNKSLDTESSQFTVFLEEPFVNKTDLTMFVGVKTRIKEGVLCANTLNTSGSGDLLNLSRANGFVQMEPNQAVGEDGAVLSFIPTKSIIV
- a CDS encoding HesA/MoeB/ThiF family protein; translated protein: MEDRYSRQTSLKEFGPEGQSKLINSKVLVVGLGGLGIPILQYLNAMGVGMLGLMDQDVVELHNLQRQVLYTEKDLGRLKLEVAHEKLSVQNSQTVFGLHDTFLTRDNALDTIKDYDVVVDATDNFPTRYLINDACVILNKPFVYGALHGFEGHVSVFNHENGPTYRCLYPDMPTPNEVPNCNENGVMGVLPGIIGTLQALETIKLISGVGEILSGSLLIYDGLSQRTTKMKFKPQLSNTKITELKETYQTDSCEIVAEVSVETFLELRESKTPFTLLDVRTKGEFDRGHLQEAIHLPLNTLQLPKQLSKSHHDIYIVCQSGKRSAIATKQLQMDYPELKFYNILGGMNKLMTLSS
- a CDS encoding NTP transferase domain-containing protein translates to MKNTNEHKIPKLYGLVLAGGRSTRMGTDKGLIPYRGIPQQEYLYQLLGTICDTVFLSIREEQETALTNSFNTIIDKNEYRGPFNGILSAHSNYPEVAWLVLACDLPMIDKEALQLLSNSRNTNRLATSFATKETGLPEPLITIWEPAGLQKSISFLKTAKSSCPRKFLINSDIQLVHPEQDELLYNANSIEDYEFIKSKIALADGG
- the moaA gene encoding GTP 3',8-cyclase MoaA, with product MLIDNHNREINYLRLAVTDRCNLRCNYCMPSEGINFVKNDKLLTIEELTQVGSILVEQGIDKIRITGGEPFVRKDVMVLLRALTKMKGLDDISVTTNATLIGPHIDELKQLGIKNINVSLDSINKETFERITRRKQFETVHNNLIRLITEGFNVRINFIVLDGQNEQDILPILKVMKHYNVSVRFLEEMPFNGGSKNFTSIKWNYKAILEHIAQAYPDYQKLESPKTSTSINYKIPGHQGTFGIIPSFSRTFCGSCNRLRVTATGDVVTCLYGKPKVNLRDIIREANGEENVKSAILNAIGNRAKTGFDAQQEHSTTVFDSSMTSIGG
- a CDS encoding MoaD/ThiS family protein — encoded protein: MTILLFGITKDIVGTSTLSVPTSSVTGRKIPKTVKELKQFLGDTYPELNKLSSLAIAVNNDYAEDDKVINSYDEIALIPPVSGG
- a CDS encoding xanthine dehydrogenase family protein molybdopterin-binding subunit, with translation MSTNKTLTFSRRAFMRTSSLAGGGMLIGFNLFQACKPKAAPPIDLAQLDYNDFNAFIEIADNGAVTIFSPNPEIGQGVKTSMPMIIAEELDVAWKDVYVKQGILDTKNYTRQVAGGSQSIRHGWDALRQTGATAKQMLVNAAAARWGVDASELTVSDGVITNAAGETLGYGDVVKEAALLEVPEDITLKSPKDYKIIGKDAGNVDIDKITTGKPLFGLDYKAEGMVYAAVIRPPAFGHKLVSYDDVKARAMSGVIDIFTIGEKVRGLLEEDPSFGSKISASDKVVVVANSTWQALKAKEALQAEWEEDSAMESTEEHDKKLTALLDGNDFETPRSDGNVKKAFAEADEILERTYESPFLPHNCMEPMNFFANVTDDKVHLVGPIQTPEWKAGLVAKMLGREESDIYLEMTRMGGGFGRRLYGDFVLEAAEISNHIKKPVKVVSSREDDMQTGVYRPAIKYRIKAGIKDGKLTAYHLKEAAINSNMYGLIPNFFPAGAIENYQVDTAKYTSNITTGAWRAPYTNFLAYAEQSFFDELAELMEVDKIQLRLDLLDKVKPEEDERIQYSPERMKDVIKIAVEKSGWGTKPKNVYQGFVNYYCHNTHVAEVADVEIENGEPVVKKITCVVDCGIVVNPLGALNQIEGGVIDGVGHSMFGELAFKDGKPMANNFDRYRLIRMKEAPVVETFLMENEYSPTGLGEPTLPPAGGAVANALKAATGNRLYKQPFTKTPELLKVPQKEIIG